From the Prunus dulcis unplaced genomic scaffold, ALMONDv2, whole genome shotgun sequence genome, one window contains:
- the LOC117612622 gene encoding LOW QUALITY PROTEIN: probable LRR receptor-like serine/threonine-protein kinase At3g47570 (The sequence of the model RefSeq protein was modified relative to this genomic sequence to represent the inferred CDS: substituted 1 base at 1 genomic stop codon): MGGNVTDRLALLAIKAQIKQDPHNVLSSWNESIHFCSWHGVSCGRRHRQRVTRLDLQSQKLAGSLSPHIGNLSFLRELVLLNNSFSNKIPPEIGHLRRLQVLRLNNNSFSGPIPYNISYCSNLIFMNFGFNGLVGKIPSEFGSLSKLXRFVLQFNNLTGEIPPSLGNLSFLEVLSLLDNNLVGSIPTSLGQLKNLTFLSLGSNNLSGTIPPSIYNLSALGVFSVGRNKIQGRLPSDLGKTLPNLQSFSISSNQFFGSLPLSLSNATNLRLLQMQFNNFTGQMPDFRNLQDLEIFIIQRNHLGSGTDGDLSFVSDLTNATELKRLSVGENNFGGTLPASISNLSTKLEKFWVFRNQLHGSIPTELGNLVNLESLSMGGNSLTGNIPTEIQKMSSLVELDISMNALSGSIPSSLGNLTKLYELTLQGNNLEGVIPSSLGDCQQLILLDLSNNKLSGAIPQQVIGLPSLSVLLNLSMNNLTGSLPMEVGKLKSLGVLDVSNNMLSGELPSSLGSCESLEVLYLQGNFFKGPIPSSMIGLKAIGELDLSRNNLSAVPTGGGAFKNASAISITGNTKLCGGIADLQLPKCKSRKGGLSRSLKLIIPLVLSGVALLGIVMVMSYFFLCSSRRKRKEIPLSTLANHFLQVSYATLLRATDEFSSANLIGAGSFGSAYKGILDDNDKHQLVAVKVFNLLRHGASKSFMAECEALRNIKHRNLVEIITACSSVDFHGNDFKALVYKYMDRGSLEEWLHPPTEIEEVREGPKSLNLDQRLEIAIDVACALDYLHNHCETQIVHCDLKPSNVLLDNEMTGHVSDFGLARFLSQEAGINVSNNHTSSIGIKGTVGYAAPEYGMGSEASTNGDVYSFGILLLEIFAGKRPTDDMFNGDLNLHTSVKMALPKRVTDIADSTLFEGGNNERRVEKIVVCLNSIFRIGIECSAVKGKKISQ, from the exons ATGGGAGGCAACGTGACCGATAGGCTTGCACTGCTAGCCATCAAAGCTCAAATAAAGCAAGATCCTCATAATGTATTGAGCTCCTGGAATGAATCCATTCACTTTTGCTCGTGGCACGGTGTCTCCTGCGGTCGACGCCATCGCCAGAGGGTCACAAGGCTAGACCTCCAATCTCAAAAGCTGGCAGGGTCCCTATCCCCACACATAGGAAACCTAAGTTTCCTAAGGGAACTAGTACTACTAAACAACAGCTTCAGCAATAAAATCCCTCCAGAAATTGGGCATTTGCGTAGATTACAGGTATTACGTCTAAACAACAACTCATTTAGTGGCCCTATTCCATACAACATATCATATTGCTCCAACCTCATCTTCATGAATTTCGGTTTCAACGGGTTGGTGGGTAAAATTCCATCTGAATTTGGCTCCTTGTCGAAGCTTTGAAGATTTGTTTtacaatttaataatttaactGGAGAGATCCCTCCTTCCTTGGGAAACCTTTCGTTTCTCGAGGTACTTTCTTTACTTGATAATAACTTGGTGGGAAGCATCCCTACTTCTCTGGGCCAATTGAAAAACTTAACATTTTTGTCATTGGGCTCAAACAACTTATCTGGTACCATTCCTCCCTCCATCTATAACCTCTCTGCTCTTGGTGTCTTTAGCGTAGGAAGGAACAAAATTCAAGGGAGGCTTCCATCAGACTTAGGAAAAACTCTTCCTAATCTCCAATCCTTTAGCATTTCTAGCAACCAATTTTTTGGATCCTTGCCTCTCTCACTATCAAATGCCACAAATCTGCGATTACTTCAAATGCAATTTAACAACTTCACAGGTCAGATGCCGGATTTCCGAAATCTTCAAGACCTAGAGATATTCATCATTCAACGGAATCATCTCGGAAGCGGTACAGATGGTGACTTGAGTTTCGTTTCGGACTTGACCAATGCCACAGAGTTAAAACGGTTGTCGGTGggtgaaaacaattttggagGGACGTTGCCCGCATCAATATCCAATCTTTCAACCAAGCTTGAaaagttttgggttttcagaAACCAACTACATGGAAGTATCCCAACAGAATTAGGGAATCTGGTCAACTTGGAGTCGTTGTCAATGGGGGGAAATAGCTTGACGGGTAACATTCCCACTGAAATTCAGAAGATGTCAAGCCTTGTGGAATTAGATATTTCTATGAATGCATTATCAGGAAGCATTCCCTCCTCTTTAGGAAATTTAACCAAGTTATACGAACTCACCTTACAAGGAAATAATCTTGAGGGCGTCATCCCTTCAAGCTTGGGAGATTGCCAACAGCTGATATTATTGGATTTATCTAATAATAAACTTAGTGGCGCAATACCTCAACAAGTTATCGGCCTCCCGTCCTTATCAGTGCTTTTGAACTTGTCGATGAACAACCTTACGGGTTCTCTTCCGATGGAGGTTGGAAAGTTGAAGAGTCTAGGTGTACTGGACGTTTCTAATAACATGTTATCCGGAGAACTTCCTAGTAGCCTTGGTTCATGTGAGAGTTTAGAAGTTTTGTACTTGCAAGGCAACTTCTTCAAGGGGCCTATTCCCTCATCTATGATTGGGTTGAAAGCCATAGGAGAATTAGACCTTTCTCGCAACAATTTGTCGG CGGTACCAACTGGAGGAGGTGCTTTTAAAAATGCAAGTGCGATTTCAATTACTGGCAACACCAAGCTCTGTGGAGGTATTGCTGATCTGCAACTGCCCAAGTGCAAGTCCAGAAAAGGAGGATTATCTCGTAGCTTGAAATTAATAATCCCGTTAGTACTTTCCGGAGTTGCTCTTCTTGGAATAGTTATGGTGATGTCCTATTTCTTCCTCTGTTCGtcaagaaggaaaaggaaagagattCCGTTGAGCACATTGGCGAACCATTTTTTGCAAGTGTCATATGCTACTCTTCTAAGAGCTACTGACGAGTTCTCTTCGGCTAATTTGATTGGGGCAGGCAGTTTTGGGTCTGCGTACAAAGGAATTCTTGATGATAATGATAAACATCAACTTGTTGCTGTGAAGGTGTTCAACTTGTTACGCCATGGAGCATCGAAGAGTTTCATGGCCGAATGTGAGGCTTTAAGAAACATCAAGCATCGAAATCTTGTCGAGATTATAACTGCGTGTTCAAGTGTTGACTTTCATGGTAATGACTTCAAGGCTCTGGTTTACAAGTACATGGACAGAGGAAGCTTAGAGGAGTGGCTGCATCCTCCTACTGAAATTGAAGAGGTAAGAGAGGGACCCAAGAGTTTAAATCTAGATCAAAGGCTAGAGATTGCCATTGATGTTGCTTGTGCATTGGATTATCTTCATAATCATTGCGAAACACAGATAGTTCATTGTGATCTCAAGCCAAGCAATGTTCTTTTGGACAACGAGATGACTGGACATGTTTCTGACTTTGGACTCGCAAGATTTCTCTCCCAAGAAGCTGGTATTAATGTTTCCAACAATCACACAAGTTCCATTGGAATAAAAGGAACGGTTGGTTATGCTGCTCCAG AGTATGGTATGGGAAGCGAGGCGTCAACAAATGGAGATGTCTACAGCTTTGGCATTCTCTTGTTGGAGATTTTCGCAGGAAAGCGACCCACCGACGACATGTTTAATGGGGACCTAAACCTTCATACTTCTGTTAAAATGGCTTTACCTAAGCGAGTTACGGACATTGCAGATTCAACACTTTTTGAAGGAGGCAACAACGAGAGAAGAGTTGAAAAAATTGTGGTGTGCTTGAATTCAATATTTAGAATTGGAATTGAATGCTCTGCtgttaaaggaaagaaaataagtCAATGA
- the LOC117612623 gene encoding receptor kinase-like protein Xa21, with protein MEENSFAGSIPKEIQKLSSLVELDISMNALSGSIPASLGNLTKLYKLVLQGNNLEDVIPSSLENCQRVIGLPSLSLLLNLSTNNFTGSLPMEVGKLKSLGVLDVSNNMLSGELPSSLGSCESLEVLHLQDNFFKGSIPSSMIGMKALEELDLSRNNLSGEIPKFLEGFVLLKKLDLSFNEFWGAVPTGGGAFKNASAISITGNTKLCGGIATALGSIL; from the exons ATGGAGGAAAATAGCTTTGCCGGTAGCATCCCCAAGGAAATTCAGAAGCTTTCAAGCCTTGTGGAATTAGATATTTCTATGAATGCATTATCAGGAAGCATTCCGGCGTCTTTAGGAAATTTAACCAAGTTATACAAACTCGTCTTACAAGGAAATAATCTTGAAGACGTCATCCCTTCAAGCTTGGAGAATTGCCAGAGAG TTATCGGCCTCCCATCCTTATCACTGCTTTTGAACTTGTCGACGAACAACTTTACGGGTTCTCTTCCGATGGAGGTTGGAAAGTTGAAGAGTCTGGGTGTACTGGACGTTTCAAATAACATGTTATCCGGAGAACTTCCTAGTAGCCTTGGTTCATGTGAGAGTTTAGAAGTCTTACACTTGCAAGACAACTTCTTCAAGGGGTCTATTCCCTCATCTATGATCGGGATGAAAGCCTTAGAAGAATTAGACCTTTCTCGCAACAATTTATCGGgtgaaattccaaaattcttAGAGGGCTTTGTCTTGTTGAAGAAACTGGACCtctcattcaatgaattttggGGAGCGGTACCAACTGGAGGAGGTGCTTTTAAAAATGCAAGTGCGATTTCAATTACTGGCAACACCAAGCTCTGCGGGGGAATTGCTACAGCTTTGGGgtcaattttgtaa